GCCGAAATCATGAGGCCGTTCCAGCCAGCCAGCACCTTCTCGTCGCGCCGGGGTCGAACGCGCTCCTCGCGGGCGGCGAAGACCTGTTCGCGGGCGGCCTCGACGGTCTCCTCGACTTCCTCCTCGGACAGGTCGTACTCGTCGGCGAGGTCCGGAATCGACTCGCTGACGGTCAGGACGGTCTTGCCCTCGAAGTTGCCCGACTCGGTGACGCCGAAGCGGTCGCAGAAGAGGTCGGCGGCGGTCTCGGCGTCGATGTCGGCGTCACCGTCCGCGCCCTCCCAGTCGTCGCCCTCGATGGCGTCGCGGATTTGGTCGGGCGTCCAGACGTAGAACTTGCCCTCCTCGCCGTCGCTCTGAGCGTCGAGCGTGCTGTAGAACCCGCCTTCCGGATGGGTCAGTTCGCGCTCCACGAACTCGAAGGTCCGTCGTGCGGCGGTCGCGTAGCGGTCGTCGCCCGCGACCTGATACCCGGCGAGCATGGCGCGCGAGATTTCGGCCTCGTCGTAGAGCATCTTCTCGAAGTGGGGCACGACCCACTCGCGGTCCACGGTGTAGCGGTGGAACCCGCCGCCCAACTGGTCGAACAGGCCGCCGTCGGCCATCGCGGAGAGGGCTTCCGTGGCGACCGCGCGGTACTCCTCGGCCGTTTCGTCGTCCGCCCCGCCCTCGCGCTCGGCGCGCTCGGCGGCACGCAAGAGGAGGTGGATTCTGCCCGCTTGGGGGAACTTCTGACCGGTTCCGAACCCACCGTGTTCGCGGTCGGCGCTTCGGACCGCGGCGTCGGCCGCCGTTTCCAGCAGGTCCGCGCCGGGTGCCTCGCCGGGGTCGGGGACGGATTCGAGTTCGCCCTCGATGGCGTCGGTCCACTGGTCGGCCCGGCGGTCCATCTCCCGGCGCTCGTCGTCGTCGGCCCACGACTCGGCGATGTTTTCGAGGAGTTCGCCGAAGCCGGGTTGGCCGCGCTTGGCCTCCTTGGGGAAGTAGGTCCCGACGTAGAACGGGCGGCCGTCGGGCGTGAGCCACACCGACAGGGGCCACCCGCCACGGCCGGAGACGGCCTGACAGATGGTCTGGTAGATGCTGTCGAGGTCGGGGCGCTCCTCGCGGTCCACCTTGATAGGGACGAAGTTCTCGTTGAGGAGGTCGGCTATCTCCTCGTCCTCGAAGCTCTCGTCTTCCATGACGTGACACCAGTGACACGCCGAGTAGCCCACCGACAGGAAGATGGGCACGTCGCGCTCCGCGGCGGCGTCGAGCGCGGCGTCGTCCCACGGTTGCCAGTTGACCGGGTTGTCGGCGTGCTGGCGGAGATAGGGGCTTTCCTCCTCGTCGAGTCGATTGCGCGCGGTGGGGTCGGCGTCGGTGTTCGTCATGTTTCGAGCGAGGGGCTTGAGCGACGTAAAGGCGGGGTTCGCGGCCACGCAGGGCGTCGATGGGTGTCGGTTTTCGAGGTTTCGGGGACTTTCGAGGCGGTCTCGGCTCCGAGAGTCGCGGGTACGTTCCCCGGAAATTCGGTCGTCGCCGTTCTGGCCGCCGCCGAAGACACCAGTACACCGACTCGAAGACTCCCTATACAATGCTAAAACATAGGCACACAATCTCGACTTCGCCACGCTATCACGAACCACTTGGAAATCCGAGGAGTGAGTTTTTCATTGCGCGAGCGAGAACCCTCCTACATGGGCGTGAGGCCACCATCGTCGAACTCGGACGAGGGTCCCGACGTTATCGAATTCGGCATCGCCGAGGTCGCGGCCGAACTCGACGGCGGGAACCTCTCGTTTCCGGCGACCGGCGACGAAATCGTGCAGGCACTCTCGGACCCGCGCATCAAGTACGACGCCGACGGCCACACCGTGCCGCTCTCGGAGGCCGTCTCGGACGTGGAGCGCGAGGAGTTCGAGGACAAACAGGAGTTCCTGAACGCCCTCCACCCAGTCTTCGAACACTATCGGAACTCCCGGACGCCGAGCGTCATCGAGCGCGTTCGGTCCGCCTTGCCACTCTGAATCCGGAACGCTGTCTGTTTTCCCACGGATTTCTGATTCGGTATCGAGTTCGGTTCGGGATGGTGCTTCATTTAGGCGGTGACCGCACGGCAACAGCAGACTGCACCGCGACCCCAGACCACGCTATTGCCGACAAAAAGGAGTCTCCCGCACCGCCCCGCACGGCACCGCTCCTCGTCCTCCCCAACCGCCTACGTTGCTCGGTCGCTTCGCTCCACTGCGCTACTCGGCCCTCGCGCGCTTGGCGAACCACGAGGGTTCGCCAGCACGCGCCGGGTGGTCCGTAGAACCGCTCACGTTCGGTGGTCCGCCGGGTACCGTGCGCCGGGAGGGCTGTCGAGGAGTCCCGACCGAACTCCTCGCCCGCGGCTCACTGCCCGTCCACGTCGGCCTCCGCCTCGGCGTCGTCTTGGAGTTCCGTCCGGCGAATCTTCCCCGTCACGGTCTTGGGAAGCTCTTCCACGAACTCGATTTCGCGGGGGTACTCGTGGGCCGATAGCTCCTCGCGGACGTGAGTCCTGATGTCGTCTTTCAGGTCTCCGGAGGGGTCCGCGTCCGCGCTCGGGACGACGTAGGCTTTCACGATGTTGCCGCGCTCGCGGTCGGGCTTGGGCACGACCGCGCCCTCTGCGACCGCGGGATGCTCGCCGAGCGAACTCTCGACCTCGAAGGGACCGATGCGGTAGCCCGACGAGATTATCACGTCGTCTGCTCGGCCCTCGAACCAGAAGTAGCCCTCGTCGTCTTTTCTGGCGAGGTCGCCCGAGAGGTACCACTCGCCGTCCGGCCCCTCCACGAAGCAGTTGGCGGTCTTCTCGGGCTTGTTCCAGTACTCCGCGAAGAAGCAGGGGAAATCGGGGCGCTCCGCGATTTCGCCCGTTTCGCCCGGTTCCACCGGTTCGCCGGTTTGGGGGTCCACCACGTCGGCCTCGATGCCGGGCAGGGGTTTGCCCATGCTCCCCGGTTTCAACTCCATCGTCGGGTAGTTGTTGATGACCATGTTCCCCGTCTCGGTCTGGCCGTAGGTGTCGTGGACGGTGACGCCCAGCGTCTCCTCGCCCCAATCGA
This region of Halorussus salinus genomic DNA includes:
- a CDS encoding thioredoxin domain-containing protein, whose product is MTNTDADPTARNRLDEEESPYLRQHADNPVNWQPWDDAALDAAAERDVPIFLSVGYSACHWCHVMEDESFEDEEIADLLNENFVPIKVDREERPDLDSIYQTICQAVSGRGGWPLSVWLTPDGRPFYVGTYFPKEAKRGQPGFGELLENIAESWADDDERREMDRRADQWTDAIEGELESVPDPGEAPGADLLETAADAAVRSADREHGGFGTGQKFPQAGRIHLLLRAAERAEREGGADDETAEEYRAVATEALSAMADGGLFDQLGGGFHRYTVDREWVVPHFEKMLYDEAEISRAMLAGYQVAGDDRYATAARRTFEFVERELTHPEGGFYSTLDAQSDGEEGKFYVWTPDQIRDAIEGDDWEGADGDADIDAETAADLFCDRFGVTESGNFEGKTVLTVSESIPDLADEYDLSEEEVEETVEAAREQVFAAREERVRPRRDEKVLAGWNGLMISALAEGALVLDDDHYADLAADALGFVREELWHEDGETGRLSRRFKDGDVAIEGYLEDYAFLARGALNCYEATGDPDHLGFALDLADAIVAQFWDAEAGTIYFTPERGEELVARPQEPHDQSTPSSLGVATDALLALAAFRPDANAESARHDEYADVAERVLETRGREIRSNPLQHASLALAADRYARGSLEITAVADELPESWRDELADRYLPTRLLSRRPPTDDELSTWLDRLDLADIPPIWAERGQRDGEPTVYVCREFACSPPETDLAAALDWADGNA
- a CDS encoding DUF5789 family protein, which translates into the protein MGVRPPSSNSDEGPDVIEFGIAEVAAELDGGNLSFPATGDEIVQALSDPRIKYDADGHTVPLSEAVSDVEREEFEDKQEFLNALHPVFEHYRNSRTPSVIERVRSALPL